CTCATGAACCCGCAGGCGCCGGCGAGGACGCGGGGCGGGCGGGTCGCGGTGGCGACGGCGGTTGCCGGGACGGTACTCATCGCGGCCGGCGCGTTCTGGCTCTCCTTCACCGCCCTGGCGGACCTCGCTCGCCGTTCCGGCATCGACGCGGGGCAGGCGTGGGCGTGGCCGCTCATCGTGGACGGCATCATCGTCGTCTCGACCGTCGCTGTTGTCGCGCTCGCCCGGCAGCGATCGGCCTTGTACCCGTGGGCGCTGCTCGCCGCCGGCGCCCTCGTCTCGGTGACCGCGAACGCGATCCACGCCGTCGTCGCCGCCGATGCCGATGTGCCGGGGGTGCTCGCCGCGTCCGTCGCGGCGGTGCCGCCGCTGGTGCTCCTGGCGATCACGCACCTCACCGTCATCCTCACCCGCCCGGCATCCGAGGGCGCCACGCCGCCCCTCGCCGACGAAGACAAGACGGCGCCGGAGCGCGGTCGGCCTGAGTTGCAGGCCGTCATTCCAGAGCCAGAGCCGGAGCAGGCGCCAGTGCGGGAGCTGGCGGCGCGGCTGAGGGCCGAGGAGGGCTGGTCTAACAAAGCGATCGCCCGGCACCTCGGCGTGCACCCCTCCACCGTGGGCCGCTGGTTCGCGCGGCCCGAACTCACCACCCGTGACGAACAGGA
This window of the Microbacterium sp. AB genome carries:
- a CDS encoding DUF2637 domain-containing protein codes for the protein MNPQAPARTRGGRVAVATAVAGTVLIAAGAFWLSFTALADLARRSGIDAGQAWAWPLIVDGIIVVSTVAVVALARQRSALYPWALLAAGALVSVTANAIHAVVAADADVPGVLAASVAAVPPLVLLAITHLTVILTRPASEGATPPLADEDKTAPERGRPELQAVIPEPEPEQAPVRELAARLRAEEGWSNKAIARHLGVHPSTVGRWFARPELTTRDEQETL